From the Desulfovibrio legallii genome, one window contains:
- a CDS encoding alkaline phosphatase family protein, with amino-acid sequence MARVCLVLLDGLNAATARRCLTVLRALEEADKARYTELDCALPPLSRPLYVTLFSGLTPVQSGILRNDDPSPCPAPTIFSLARDAGLVTAAAAYHWVHELCNGTPYDPALHRLTDDPALPIGHGLFYDQDAYPDQALFADAACLCRRHAPDLLLAHSMGVDYAGHCRGADSRAYRQAARLVDSLLARWLPQWLDAGYAVLVTSDHGMTADGAHNDVTEEARRVPLWLVGPAWQTLPLPQAQTGVAGVILQALGLRPQSPVRA; translated from the coding sequence ATGGCCCGCGTCTGTCTGGTTCTGCTGGATGGCCTGAACGCGGCCACGGCCCGACGTTGCCTGACCGTGCTGCGCGCCCTGGAAGAAGCGGACAAAGCCCGTTATACGGAGCTGGACTGCGCCCTGCCGCCCCTTTCGCGCCCGCTCTACGTCACGCTGTTCAGTGGGCTGACGCCGGTGCAGAGCGGCATTCTGCGCAACGACGACCCGTCCCCCTGCCCCGCGCCCACCATTTTTTCTCTGGCCCGTGACGCCGGGCTGGTTACGGCGGCGGCCGCGTACCACTGGGTGCACGAACTCTGCAACGGAACGCCCTACGACCCGGCCCTGCACCGCCTGACGGACGACCCTGCCCTGCCCATAGGCCACGGCCTGTTTTACGACCAGGACGCCTACCCGGACCAGGCGCTGTTTGCGGACGCCGCCTGCCTCTGCCGCCGCCACGCGCCGGATCTGCTGCTGGCGCACAGCATGGGCGTGGACTACGCCGGGCACTGCCGTGGTGCGGACAGCCGGGCCTACCGTCAGGCCGCGCGGCTGGTGGACAGTCTGCTGGCCCGCTGGCTGCCGCAGTGGCTGGACGCGGGCTACGCCGTGCTGGTCACCAGCGACCACGGCATGACCGCCGATGGAGCGCACAACGACGTGACTGAAGAAGCCCGCCGCGTGCCCTTGTGGCTGGTGGGCCCGGCCTGGCAAACTCTGCCCCTGCCGCAGGCGCAGACCGGCGTGGCCGGCGTGATTCTGCAGGCCCTGGGCCTGCGCCCGCAATCGCCCGTCAGGGCCTGA
- a CDS encoding glycosyltransferase family 4 protein: protein MPQTLRVLFLMEDLCFGGTQRQMLELARRLDRGRFTPVMLTLTGPTDLDALARQGGVELHHLGRSRRVPPLFFLRMARALRRLRPDVLVPCTALPNIWGRIWGRLAWLGRAKAPLVLGTCRGGGGPVRQHERWLWRLADELICNSQALREVLEDLGVPPVRLHYIPNGVDTEFFAPAAPPVAERGPLILCVARLAEDKDHLTLLRAFEQVLARHPQARLRLVGDGPEEARLRRWTAEHPAGARVELTPGGLDMRAHYAAARLFALASVREGQPNVLLEAMACGLPVCATAVGGVPRLVTEGTTGLLCAAGDADALAENCCRLLEDDDLCTRLGHAGRERAQRDFSFSRMVADHQTLMSAADERL from the coding sequence ATGCCCCAGACCCTGCGCGTTTTGTTTTTGATGGAAGACCTCTGTTTCGGCGGCACCCAGCGGCAGATGCTGGAGCTGGCCCGTCGCCTGGACCGCGGGCGCTTCACGCCCGTCATGCTCACCCTGACCGGCCCCACGGACCTGGACGCCCTGGCCCGTCAGGGGGGGGTAGAGCTGCATCACCTGGGGCGCAGCCGGCGGGTGCCGCCGTTGTTTTTTTTGCGCATGGCCAGGGCTTTGCGGCGGCTCAGGCCGGACGTGCTGGTGCCCTGCACGGCTCTGCCCAATATCTGGGGACGCATCTGGGGGCGGCTGGCCTGGCTGGGCCGCGCCAAAGCGCCGCTGGTGCTGGGCACCTGCCGGGGCGGCGGCGGCCCTGTGCGGCAGCACGAACGCTGGCTCTGGCGGCTGGCAGATGAACTTATCTGCAATTCGCAGGCCCTGCGCGAAGTACTGGAGGACCTGGGCGTGCCGCCCGTGCGCCTGCACTACATTCCCAACGGGGTGGATACGGAATTTTTTGCGCCCGCGGCCCCGCCCGTGGCGGAGCGCGGTCCGCTGATCCTGTGCGTGGCGCGTCTGGCCGAGGACAAGGACCATCTGACCTTGCTGCGGGCCTTTGAACAGGTGCTGGCCCGCCACCCCCAAGCGCGGCTGCGCCTGGTGGGCGACGGGCCGGAAGAGGCGCGTTTGCGCCGCTGGACGGCGGAACATCCGGCGGGCGCGCGGGTGGAGCTGACGCCCGGCGGCCTGGACATGCGGGCTCACTATGCGGCGGCGCGGCTGTTTGCCCTGGCCTCGGTGCGTGAGGGGCAGCCCAACGTGCTTCTGGAGGCCATGGCCTGCGGTCTGCCCGTGTGCGCCACGGCTGTGGGCGGCGTGCCCCGGCTGGTGACGGAAGGGACCACGGGCCTGCTCTGCGCTGCGGGCGACGCTGACGCCCTGGCGGAAAACTGCTGCCGCCTGCTGGAGGATGACGACCTTTGCACCCGTTTGGGCCATGCGGGGCGGGAAAGGGCGCAACGGGATTTTTCTTTTTCCCGGATGGTAGCGGATCACCAGACGCTTATGTCCGCTGCGGACGAGAGGTTGTGA